In one window of Cytophagaceae bacterium ABcell3 DNA:
- a CDS encoding TssN family type VI secretion system protein, with product MKPEGVFTNYILLPLVTIIFAAVLVVLNKKNEALSNKALIVFILLCGLILAVPGLFTFAGTFFMPGFYIATQLIFLCLGYLYSKKTESFFSTGNDINDKSMSLLCTVLILCLGSYLFSLIFNKLGSLQYGFMASTCTFTLALPMLFRWTYHALLDIPTEIYKLWKYNPNYQEPTFTSETLERITILEIELRKNPEDSDFINVKAKAPLDFTFDEWFQMFIHDYNVKYCDNIIQYCDEDGELYNWMFYLKPSLLKNKRFIDYDKTIEENGLAKAPCTIVCKRVNSKQH from the coding sequence ATGAAACCGGAGGGCGTTTTCACCAACTATATTTTGTTGCCACTGGTAACAATCATTTTTGCAGCAGTACTTGTAGTGCTGAACAAGAAAAATGAAGCCTTAAGCAATAAGGCTTTGATAGTATTTATATTGCTCTGTGGACTTATCTTAGCAGTTCCGGGTTTGTTTACCTTTGCCGGCACCTTCTTTATGCCTGGCTTTTATATAGCCACTCAGCTTATTTTTCTCTGTTTAGGCTACCTCTATTCTAAAAAAACAGAAAGTTTTTTCTCAACAGGCAACGATATAAACGACAAATCCATGAGCCTGCTTTGCACCGTACTCATATTGTGCCTAGGCAGCTACCTCTTTTCATTGATCTTCAACAAGCTTGGGAGCTTACAATATGGGTTCATGGCCAGCACCTGCACTTTTACTTTAGCACTACCCATGCTATTTCGTTGGACATACCATGCACTACTGGACATACCAACCGAAATTTATAAGCTTTGGAAATACAACCCCAACTACCAAGAGCCCACTTTTACATCCGAAACACTAGAAAGAATAACAATTTTAGAAATAGAGTTGAGAAAAAATCCGGAAGACAGTGACTTTATCAATGTAAAAGCCAAAGCTCCACTAGACTTTACTTTTGATGAATGGTTTCAAATGTTCATCCATGACTATAATGTCAAATACTGCGACAATATAATACAGTATTGTGATGAGGACGGAGAGCTTTACAATTGGATGTTCTACCTTAAACCCTCCCTGCTTAAAAACAAAAGATTTATAGATTACGACAAAACTATAGAAGAGAACGGTCTAGCCAAAGCTCCTTGCACAATTGTGTGCAAAAGGGTGAACAGTAAACAACACTAA